A region of Vigna radiata var. radiata cultivar VC1973A chromosome 6, Vradiata_ver6, whole genome shotgun sequence DNA encodes the following proteins:
- the LOC106763101 gene encoding uncharacterized protein C57A10.07 — protein sequence MNSYPFGSQASKSFLAYPRSDYDLESGTAIKRTRKPKSSPFHPIRMIKSFGNRLHHYLKLHPLKGLFLALSVVFILVMIFSFYGTPYPVQSGYVKAEMSSDDSPFSKLQNLVMVAGHSVYTSSSCGKIDKEDSWFLESYQKNPGQASTFVTHILQGIEITAKDDSALLLFSGGETRREAGPRSEAQSYWAVADSKGWFGKEERVKWRALTEEHARDSFENLLFSVCRFRELTGSYPQNITVVSYDFKEKRFAHLHRSAIGFPESRFFYAGTPATSNSKAAALRGEELVRTQFQKDPYGCQGSLYNKKLKRDPFHRSIPYPNGCPEIEGLFKYCGPNPYSDALPWTQ from the exons ATGAACAGTTACCCTTTTGGATCTCAGGCTTCCAAGTCCTTTCTTGCATACCCAAGAAGCGATTACGACTTAGAATCAGGAACTGCCATAAAACGAACCCGAAAGCCCAAAAGTTCGCCCTTTCACCCTATCAGAATGATAAAGTCATTTGGGAATCGATTGCACCACTACCTTAAGCTTCACCCTCTAAAGGGTCTCTTCTTAGCTTTGTCCGTTGTGTTCATACTTGTCATGATTTTCTCCTTTTATGGAACCCCATATCCGGTGCAAAGTGGCTACGTAAAAGCTGAAATGAGTTCTGATGATTCCCCTTTCTCCAAGCTTCAAAACCTTGTGATGGTTGCTGGGCATTCTGTTTACACTAGTAGTAGTTGTGGAAAAATTGACAAAGAGGATTCTTGGTTTTTAGAGTCTTACCAGAAGAATCCTGGCCAAGCTTCCACTTTTGTGACACACATTCTTCAAGGGATTGAAATTACGGCAAAGGATGACTCTGCTTTGCTCCTGTTCAGCGGTGGAGAGACTCGTAGAGAAGCGGGACCTCGCAGCGAGGCCCAGAGTTACTGGGCTGTTGCGGATTCAAAAGGGTGGTTTG GTAAGGAAGAAAGGGTGAAATGGAGAGCACTGACAGAGGAGCATGCTCGTGACAGCTTTGAAAATCTTCTATTTAGTGTCTGTCGATTCCGGGAGCTTACTGGCTCCTATCCCCAAAATATAACT GTTGTAAGTTATGATTTCAAGGAAAAAAGGTTTGCACATCTACATCGATCTGCTATTGGGTTTCCAGAGTCAAGGTTCTTCTATGCTGGTACTCCTGCTACATCAAATTCAAAAGCAGCTGCTCTAAGAGGTGAGGAATTGGTTAGAACTCAGTTCCAGAAAGACCCATATGGCTGTCAAGGTTCACTTTATAACAAGAAACTAAAGCGTGACCCTTTTCATCGTTCAATTCCTTACCCCAATGGGTGCCCTGAAATTGAAggtttattcaaatattgtggACCAAATCCTTATTCTGATGCACTTCCATGGACACAGTAA
- the LOC106764515 gene encoding glycolipid transfer protein 3-like, translating into MKSTRREMEKRSEIGSAIEELSMMVIVKPGEKHDSAHIPTKPFVSVCYLVLQVLDKIGPTMAVLRQDVYQNIKTLELMHESNTSVNSNLVEILKSEAKEGNARKGSSCSKALVWLTRTLDFTSSLLQTLAKDPEKRMEQVVEEAYELTLKPWHGWISSAAFRVALRLVPESKTFVNILRTDEENYDTLKEKMQMLVSLFVPFLEDIHGILRLYNLDKMKST; encoded by the exons ATGAAGAGCACAAGGAGAGAAATGGAGAAGAGATCAGAGATAGGTTCTGCCATTGAAGAACTTTCCATGATGGTCATAGTTAAACCTGGTGAAAAACATGACTCTGCTCATATCCCCACCAAGCCTTTTGTTTCTGTCTGCTATTTGGTGCTGCAAGTTCTTG ATAAAATAGGACCGACAATGGCTGTTCTGAGACAAGATGTGTACCAGAATATTAAG ACACTGGAACTGATGCATGAGTCAAATACCTCAGTGAACTCGAATTTGGTCGAGATATTGAAGTCAGAAGCGAAAGAAGGCAATGCAAGAAAAGGGTCTAGCTGCAGTAAGGCCCTGGTTTGGCTCACTAG GACCCTGGATTTCACCTCATCATTATTACAGACACTAGCAAAAGACCCTGAAAAGAGAATGGAGCAAGTAGTTGAGGAGGCTTATGAATTAACCTTAAAACCGTGGCATGGATGGATTTCATCAGCTGCTTTCAGA GTGGCACTAAGACTGGTACCAGAGAGTAAAACATTTGTTAATATTCTTAGAACTGATGAGGAAAACTATGACACCCTAAAGGAGAAAATGCAGATGTTGGTTTCTCTGTTTGTGCCTTTTCTTGAGGATATCCATGGTATTCTA AGATTGTATAACTTGGACAAGATGAAGTCAACCTGA